The following DNA comes from Centropristis striata isolate RG_2023a ecotype Rhode Island chromosome 3, C.striata_1.0, whole genome shotgun sequence.
CCTCTGTTTGATGCACAAGAGAATTGGTTCTCAACACTTATGCTGTATGTGGTGTGATGCTCCTAGTAGGCCTTAGATTTCATCCATTAGTTTGTATAGAAATGGTGAAATGTTATCCCCTTGGCCAAGAACATGCTGCACAGTGTTAAACATAACActatttggtttttattttggatCCCTGATGCTTTGACTTTATTACCTGGAGATTTATGTAATGTTTGGCATGAGGAGGATATTATTACACATTTGCATCCAGTCTTGGAACTCGCACTCAAAACTCAGACCATGTGGTGCTTTTTTGATCAAATATGATTGTCTCACCTCACCATGATCGACAGCATCTATAGTGTTTGTTAAAAGAAATTACCTTTAGAAGATGCGGATTGTCGATAATCCtggtgtaaaattaaaatctttaattttagATTAcccatgtttttcatgtgttggCATTGAATATTGCATAAAATATCACATGGTTGTGTTAAAATTTCACCTCTGCACACTTCAGTCTTAATCTCCTAACCTTGTTTGACcgtcaaacaaacagagaaaggtTTCATGTTTTAGTTTCTTCTATAACTACTTCTGTAACTAACTGTCACCCACATGTTCCTCCTCTAATGCTGGTATTGAACTTCATTTTCCTTATTTAACAGCTgtttgtcaaattaataatataataaattctTCTTTAGACCTTCTTTGTGGGATTTCTATCTTTATCACAtatttatacagaaaaaaagagtcacagaCAGTTTAAAGTCAATATTTTTAGTCTTTATTGGGACGTGTCATCACAGTCGAGCACAGCTGTTGCAGCTGGCTGGCTGTGATATGTTTGGCTGCAGCATTCAGCCTCACATCACTCAGCATGCTGAAATACACAAGACAGGGATGTTTATTAGCAACCACATACACAGTCACAGAGTTACTCATGACCACACTAGAGATCACATGAGAGGGCTATGTGAGGTCATCTTCAGAGGATTACATCCAGCCTCTTCTCAGATTAGTTCTCGTTATGTAGCCTGCTGGCTAATTTTAATAAATACTTCTAAAAGGTCATACAGTTCGACAGCATATTGTAATACGAAATGTATTTCGTTTACTAACCTTGCTCCCTTGGTCCCGGGTGCGGACCCGGAGTTTGTTGACCTGCGATTCGGCCGTATCGGCCCTCTCCTCTGCATCATCAAGCTCATGCTGGAGCTTCCTGTACTTGGAGAGGTTGGTGTTCGCCTGTTCCTCCTGCAGTGAGGaggaaacaaaaacattcagtgAACAGATCTTAAGAGGTGCTTGGGCTGTTCAGTTATTTTCCCACTATATAAACCAGCTTTGGTTAAACTAATCTTTCACCACGAACAATACAATTATACTAAAGTACAGAGAGTGTACTCACCGCTTCTTCAGACTGTCTCTTGTAACTCTTCACCTTGGTCTGCAGCTTGTCAATGAGGTCCTGCAGGCGGACCAGGTTCTTCCTATCTTCCTCACCCTGCACAGAGGGCACAGGGAGCTCTTTAAAGCTTGCACTCATAATTTACACTCCAACACGTATGTGCAAACACACTGGTAGTATACCTGGTAGGAGAGCTCTTTGATTCTCCTCTCATACTTGCGCACTCCCTTCTGATACTCTTGGCTCTTCTTTTGCTCAACTTCCATTTCATTCTCCAGTTCTTTAACCTACCAGCAAGACCAAGAAAAACCACAAACAAAACTCATCACCCATTACATTGTACGGTTGGTCAGCGACTACATTGtacaaaagtattttattaaTCTCTTCTCTCACCCTGGCCTCCAGCTTCTGGACCTGCTTCTTGCCGCCCTTGAGGGCGATCTGCTCAGCTTCGTCCAGACGCATCTGCAGATCCTTTATGGTCTGCTCCATgttcttcttcatcctctccaGATGGGCGCTAGTGTCCTGCTCCTTCTTCAGCTCCTCTGCCATCATGGCTGCCTACAAGAATTCATGGGATCAGATGATACAGATATTAAATGGGCATTAAGTAATTTTACAGTTGAGATCAAATAACAGATTATTACAACTAATGTGAAGGCTGAAAAGTCAGCTTAAACTTTATCAAACCCCAATGGATGCATCCGTATTGTCGTATATTGATTGTAATGACTTATATCATGCAATATAGAATTTATTATATCCAGATCTTACATCAGTGATGGCCTTTTTGGCCTTCTCCTCTGCGTTTCGGCACTCCTGCACAGCATCATCCACCTCATTCGACAGCACGGACAGATCATTCTCCAGCTTCTTCTTGTGGTTGATCAATCCGGTGTTCTGCAGCACAAGAGTCAGAAAGTCAGTCATAATTCATCTCAGgattaaaatgtcaatttatcttgttttgggTTATGGTTGCTTTCATTTCTAAAACTGGAAACCACAAGAATAGAACATCTGCACCAGAGAGATCCAAACAGGCAAAAAAGGTCTTGCTTTTGCCAAATATTTTGAGCTAACCATGTAGCTCGCTAGCTAACAGACTTGCAAGCTTGTAAAAAGAACATTCTCTTAATGCACTGCAGggcagttttaaaatgttttttcttaccTGAGAGTGCAACAGGTTTACTCTCTCGGTGGCCTCCAGCAGCTCATGCTCAGCTAGCTTGCGTGAACGGTCATTCTGCTCCAGCAGAGCcctgagctcctccacctctGAAGACAGCAGGTTATTGCGGCGCTCTGTCACTGCCATCTGCTCCTTCAGCTCCTCGTTCTGGTGATGAGTCTCATCCAGCTCCATCTGAATGTCCTGGAGTCACAGTTTAGGTACAGGTTAAAGATCTGGATTTATGGAGTTTGTTTGGTTTAATGAATCTAACACATTAGGTAGGTTCATTGACCGGCTGCTATAGATAGACTCACCTTGATTTGAAGCTGCAGGTTTCTCAGGAGTTTCTGGGACTCTGCTGCCTGCCTGATGGCATGGTTCAGCTGCACCTCCATCTCATTCAGGTCACCTTCCATCTTCTTCCTTAAGCGCACTGCCTCGTTGCGAGACTTGGCCTCGGAATCCAAGGTGGCCTGCATTGACTCCAGTGTTCTCTGGTGGTTACGGCTGAAGACATCATGGAGAGAAGATTGTTTGTATGGGGTGGTTGATGGGACAGAATCACAAATCTActataaaaaggacaaaaagagtaATAAAAAATCTTACCGAAGGTTGTCAATTTCCTCATCCTTCTCTGCCAGCTTCCTATCAACATCAGACTTGATCTGGTTGAGCTCCAGCTGGATGCGGAGAGTTTTGCTTTCTTCATGCTCCAGAGTGCCCTGAGACAAACAGACACTTAATGCTTGAAAATATTCTGTGTGTCACCTCTGTCAAAAAAGTGCAGATTACGAGAAAGAGGAAACGAGAGAACTCTGAAAACTGCTTACTTCAGCTTCCTCCAGGGCGGCTTGGATCTCGCTTTTCTCCAGGTCCAGGCCcttctttattttctccagCTCCTGGATAGTCTTTGCTCCCTGACTGATTTGATCTGTCAGGTCAGCAATCTCCTCTGGGGGAGTAGAgatagaatttttaaaaatatattttgtcaaggtaaatgtgatcaattttaattaaaccttCAGCATGTGAGCTACAACGACAGGTACCTTGGAGGTTCTTGTTCTCCCTCTTGAGGGCCTCCAGATGATCCAGGGTCTCCTCGTAGCTATTCTTCAGTTTGAAGAGCTCAGTGCTGAGGCCACGAGCCTCTTTTTGAGAGGACTCCAGCTCTGTCTGGCACTCTTCATACTTCTGTTTCCACTCTGCCAACACCTGGATGAAATTTTTGCATTGGCAAAAAAGTCAGGAGTTGCACATGGCACTAAATAAACTTAGTAGTATTAGTATAGTTCCCATGAGCTAATACCTTGTCAAAGTTCCGTTGTTTCTTGTCCagggcagcagctgcagcgtTTGCACGCTCCAGATCAATGACCAGGTCCTCAATCTCTGTCTGGAGCCGATGTTTAGTTTTCTCCAGTGAGGAGCACTTGGCATTAGAAGCCTCCACCGACTCTTCAGCGTCCTGAAGACGTGTCACTAGCTTCTTCCTAATGAGAGGCAAACACATTTGGCGCTCATGCAGTCAAGCGATCATTGTGTACCATCGGAATCTTTAAGTCAAAACACATCTCACTCACTTGGCTTCCTCCAGCTCCTCAGTCCTCTGGATGGCGTCAGTTTCATACTTAGTCCTCCACTGAGCCACCTCAGCATTGGCCTTGGACAGACCCCTCTGCATCTCAGACTTGGCCTCCTGCTCCTCGTCGTACTGCTCTCTAAGAAGATCGCAGTCGTGTCGAGATGACTGCAGCGCATGGGCCAGGGCCGTCTTAGCCTTAAGAGACCAATCATGATGGTAGAGAGCAGTTACTCGAATTGCATATTCTGTAGAGGTAGCTACCAGTTTTTAAGATTACCACCAATGACTGGTGCAGTGAAATGAAGCTGACCttattctcctcctccagctgcttctTGAGCTCCTCGACTGTCTGGCCAAAGGAGTTCTTGGCTCGCTGGAGCTGGGAGACCATGGATTCCCGTTCTTCAAGCTTTCTGCTCACCTCGGCTTcatggagagaagaaaaaggtATCCATGTTACTAATAGTTCTGCAAAATCTGTTTGTGAGatttatgataaaataaaagctCCTTACCACTCTCAGCCTGAGCTCGGGCTCTTTGGGACGTGGTGTCGTTGAGCTGCCTCTGGAGCTCTTCGACCTTGGCTTTAGCTTCATTCATTTGGTCTTCATAAAATCGACACATCTTCTCAGAAGTGGCCTGTAGACAAAACACAAGTTTTAGTTGGTTGAGGGGCTTCTCTGGTTTTGTCCCTGATACTTTAAACCTTTATGTTTAACCCTTATGtttatcctttaaaaaaaaaatctaccttGCCCTTGGAAAGCTGCTCGACAGTGGAGGCCAGATCATCGACCTCCATCTTGGCCTCGCTCCTTTCCTTCTCCAGCTTCTGCTTGACTCGCTGCAGGCTGTCGATCTGCTCGCTCAGCTCTGCAACGCTGTCAGCGTGCTTCTTTCGCAAGGCCGCCGTCGTGGCCTCATGGTGCAGCATGGCTTCCTCTAGGTCTCTTCTCACCTTCAGAAAATCGGCCTCTCTCTTCTTGTTGAGTTCGATCTGGGCTGAGGTGGCCCCACCTGCCTCCTCCAGGCGCTCGCTTAGATCTTCGAGCTCACGAGCCACATCGCCACGCTGTTTCTCCACTTTGGCCCTGCAAGCCCGGTcagcctccagctcctcctccagttCCTCTGTTCGAGCCTGAAGGAAAGCAATGGTCAGTTAATTtgtcaaaataatgtaaaaactgTTATGTTAGAGGTGAAGAGAATTGTTTCCACCTGTAGCTCCTTTATCTTCTTCTGGAGCTGATTGACCAAGGCTTGCTCATCTTCTATCCTTGCGCTCATCCCATTAATTTCAAAGTCTTTCCTGGTAGAAAATATTTGGCATTAAAAATTATTGCTTCTTTATAGCAAAATGAACTATTTCTGTGAATATATGAAAACTCTCACTTTTTCAGCTTCTCTTCAAGTTGCACCTTGTCATTCTCCAAGTCCATAACTGACTCCAGCGAGAGTTTCAGATCTCCCTCAAGCTTACGTCTGACCCGTTCCAGGTCCATACGTATCTTTTTCTCTTGCTCCAGTGATCCCTCCAGCTGATACACAGTATGAAGGTTGAAAATGTTACAAATTCTGTCTACAATGATGAGCACCTGTGCTTTGTTTTAGGTGATAGATGCACTCACATCGTCCACTTGTTGCTCAAGCTTTGCCTTGGCTTTGGTCAGACTGTTGACTTTGTCTTCCTCTGCCTGCAGGTCATCCAGGGTCTGCTGGTGAGCCTCCTGGAGAGCCTTCTTCTCTTTGGTCAACTTCAGTATGGTTTCATCTAAAACTGCCATTTCCTCGATCAGGTTCTTCACCTGCCAGCCAGAGAAAGTGGATACATTTTTGACAGTCATGAAATAAGAAATCAAGACGCATTGTTGAACATGTTGGTTTTCCCTTTACATATTAAATCTACTGAGTGTGCTGTGGTGTGTTCTGTGGCCTCTTAGCACCCTCTGGAGGCAACTCACTCAATCCTCAATTTCCTTACCTTGTTCTCAGTGGCATGTTTCTCCTTTTCCACTTTGGCCAGAGTGATTTCCAGATCGTCGATGTCTCTCTTCAGCTCAGCGCACTCATCCTCCAGCTTGCGCTTCTTAGCGAGCAGATTAGCGCTcatctcctcctcgtcctccagtCTCTCCATGATTTCTTTCACTTTGGCCTCCAGCTGGATCTTAGTTTTGATGAGCAGCTCACATCGGTCTTCTGCATCTGCAAGATTGTCTTGCTCCTGCAGGGGACAAAGAGTATGCGTTTTGTGCATTCCCACACTACTATCTGTCTTTCCAAAAGCTGAATGTGTGAATACATTAGGAATGCCACTTACTGCCTGCAGCTGTAGAGACAGATCATTCTTCTCTTGGACCAGGCTGACCTGCCTCTCCTCTAGCTCTTTGCGCTTGACCTCAGATTTCTCCAGAGCCTCTTTGATCTTGGCCATCTCCTCCTTCACAGCAGCCAGCTCTTTCTCAGTGGCAGCACTTTTCAGGAGAGGCTTGATTTTGAAGAAGAGCTTCATCCAGGGCCAGTGCTTGACAGCGTTAAAGGCCCGGATGTTCCACTGGATAATCATAAGAGCCTCCCTACCAACAAAAGAGATTGAAAGAGttaggatttttttcttgtaaagttATAAACAAATCTAAAATGGCACGCAGACCAATGATTCCCACTGAGGTATACTTCTAAACAAGGGGATACTACTGCAATTGCTATGGTGGACATGAAAATATTGTGGAGCAgctaaagtaaaaaagaaaaaagaaaaaaagaattagGACTTGATTGAAGTATATATTGAATACTGAAGTTTGGTATTGAGAAAACTGCATTAAAACTAGTTTACAAGCAAGCAGAAAGGTCCTAAATGCTAAACGAACAGTAGCCTATTTGATAAATGGTTCAAAATAGCTTTaagtaataattaataataaataaaaagagctaAAATAGATTGATGTAACAAGCAATTGAactagttagcttaaagtatgCATTACAGAAGTCAAAttgataaatggttgaaaaagtAAGCTAATGGATAAACGGTTTAACTAGTTAGCTAAAGTTTGTATATATAGTTGAAAATAGCAAAAAGtaagaaacaattaaaataGCTAAACTAGTTAGCTCAAAGTGCTGCATGAAACACTGGTTTAGGTACTTATCCAAAAGTTTAGATAAATGGTTGTAAATAGCTCAATTTAATACATAAACAGTCAAAATTGTAACAGATAGCTTAAATTGTTCGACTACATGCCTACTGCATGAAACAATTGTTAAGTAGTTAGCAAATAAATGACTAACTTGTTAGCTAATTTGTTAgttaaacatttatataaatggTTAACAAAGCTGCACTTTGCAGCTCAAATGTAAACTTGAttaaaccaaactaaacattGACAGTTCACttgtatgaaaaatatattgtaacgATATctacttttttaatattgttaaaATAGCTAAATACAAATGCCCTTTTTTGGAACACACCTGGTGGTGGTATGGGTGAAGGGGTACTTGCGTTCACCAGTGTTAAAACCAGTAGAAGTGAAGTTCACATCACATTAAGAAGGAAGGTCAAATAGATTTATCGTGGAGTTCcccgtttatttatttagtttcttaTTTTGGCACTAATCCTGCTGCTATCCACTCTCTCATATCTAATCATACACAGAGGGATGCGAAATGAAATCATATACCTAATGCTGCTTTTGATGTTTCACGACTGTGACCAAACAGGGTTACCAGATTCATTTAGTAGATTCAGTAGAATGGCGTCTCACAGCCCTAAATATGGACCCAGAGCAGACTGGTCAAGGACTCCCTGTCAGTGTTTAGAGGGTGAGTTTGAGTGAACGTGCACACGCCGGAGTGGGAAGTCAGGGTGGGGGGGAGCTGATTGCATTTTTTAGATGACTCCATGGCGGGTGCCTCTCAAAGGTgagcgtctgtgtttatttAGAAACTAAAGCCCTCTGTCCAACGGCGGCTTTAATCCTCTGTCACCCGCCACATATCCCATCAATGCACTCACTTAGAAGTACAGGCGCCGCGGACAAAAGGGGCCAGGGGCCATCGGGCATCCAGGGAGGGGGCCGGGGGTTATATTTTTAGGAAGGGCCCGAGCAGCTGCCACTTGACACATGTCGCCACCTGGCTCTGAGGACACCGTCAGCATTGTTTAATTTAGAGAGTGGATAGAGAGAATGGCTGGAGACCTGCGagtgggctgtgtgtgtgtgagggaaagAGAGGGAAGGGGCCCTTATTAACAGTAGGGCCACACAGATGCCTGGTAACCATATATGGTCAAGCACACGCCTCACACACGCCGCTAACATTGCCCTTGCATGCCACAAATACTACAGCAAGGGAGTGAACACTAAGGTATAGTGTGTCGTGGCTGATTGTGAACCTGTTCAGAAAAGCAACTGTTGAAACTGGGAGATCTTTTTTCTGTACTCATGTCTTCACCTTCCTGTGTGATACTAAGCTCAAaggttttgttgtgtttattaatgcatttttaagggttcataaaaatgcaattttgtCAACTAAAGTCTGGTCTCCTTACTTCATTTCTGTGAACTTATTCAGCTCCTTCCTCATGAGTCTGCCACGAGCGGCTGCCTGCAGCAACGTCAGGACTTTGGCCAGACGCTCATCCCTCAGTTCTTCCAGGTGACCCAGCAGACCGGCCTTGAAGAACACCTACATGAAGCCAAGACGCCAAGGGATACAATCAAACAATTAAAGGTTtgtctatttttaaatgaactaaaacacaatgaaataaaaccaagaaaacTGATAATCAATTATAACATTCAGAGAATATTGTTTTCAGATGTGTTATTAcataatcattatcatcatgATTAACatcatcatacatttttttttttttttaagatatttttttggggcattttgtagctttattgagagagagatattgagagtgaaagggggagacagaggggaagacatgcgggaaagggctccgagccggattcgaacccgggccgcccgctcacgaggactgggcctctgtcgtacgcgctctaccaggtgtgccaccgggaacgcccccgacatcatcatacattttaattgatctatttttttttgctgattatGTTGCCATTCACATGCAGCTATACCTTTGTGTGTCCAAATCTGTACTGGTTGTGGTCGATATCCAGGGAGCACAGCAgcttttctgcagcttttctgcTGTCCATAAACTTGTCGTCTGGGATGGCATGGGGGCTCAGGATGCGGTAGCTGAGGGGATGAATAACATAGGATTATCTCTATGACTCAATATCAGGATTCTATGATATCTAAAATCTCAACTTTACCGTACCGCTGTTTGAATTCAGCATAGAGGATGCGGTTGGGGAAACCTTTTCTGCAGATCCTGATGCCTTCCAGCACACCGTTACAGCGCAGCTGGTGCAGCACCATAAATGCATCCATGATCCCTGCGCAGAACACATTTCAGACATCAGCCTTGTCCCATTTGTTTAGCTTCTGATGATGTGTGATGATTGTTCTGCATGTTACCTGAAGTCTTTGTCTCATTAGGGATGATGCAGCGAACAAAGTGAGGCTGGGTGCTGCGCAGGTTGGTCATCAGCTTATTTAGGTTTTCCTTTAGGAAAGGAGAACACCGTTAAATGAGTacaaaatataatgattactaaaaaaaatgttttttaatgcaaaatttttTATTCTGCAGGACTTTCTGTTCCTCACATGTGAAATCCTTGATGTAAAGGAGAGAGGAGCCAGCACAGACTTAAAGTGATGTTCATGTGATCATTGCCCTAAACATCACTGCAAGTCTTAACTGCCTCCGTCCCAGCTGTCCAATGATGCCCACAATTTCTTGTACCACACAAAACACTGAAAGTTATTTGGAATAACGTCTGTATGCATTCACCTGCATCAATAAGGGATAATCTGACACTGTGGTGTCAGTCTCACCTTGTGGAGCTGAGACACAGTCTGGAAAGAGGCAgccttcttccttttttcctttccgCCAGCCTTGTGTTCGGATGCTGCGAGGCAATTAACAGAGTGATTAATTTGACCTCCTTAAAGTTTCCTCTATCTGCTAAAGTCTTCTGTCAGAATCCTGTGTACTGTACCGGAGTCTGAGGCGATGTAATTCTCATATAGAGAAGCCAGCAGCTTGTTGGCTGACTTTTGGAAACACCCCACCACCGTCTCGTTCAGTGGGTCTTTATTTTTGTCCAGCCAGCCAATAATGTTGTATGGCACCTGCAAAAGCACCATATTATTGAATTCTGTATGTTAGATTGAGTGTTAAGACTGACTCTTAGTGACAAACTTACCACTCCAGCATAGTGCACCAGCTCAAAATGGGCCTCGTACTTGCGCTTCTTGTCCGGCCGTGGCTTTTGGAAGTTAGGCGACTTGCCAATATGATTATCATACATCTTGGCTTTAAAGCTGCTGTCTGTGGCCTTTGGGAACATGCACTCCTCTTCAAGGATGGACATGATGCCCAGTGGCTGGAGGAAGAGCagaatgttacacaagtctctaTAAAAACTCATTTATGATCCAACTTTATCTGTGATGGACAAAACGCTTTGTTTACCTTTTCAATGAGATCGATGCAAGCTTGGAGGTCCAGCCCGAAATCGATGAAAGTCCACTCGATGCCCTCCCTCTTGtactcctcctgctccaggATGAACATGTGGTGGTTGAAAAACTGTTGCAGTTTCTCATTTGTAAAGTTGATGCACAGCTGCTCGAAGCTGTTGAGCTGCAATGAAAGAGGAACAGGTGTTCAGAGAAAGCGTTAGAAGTGGACaatgtggaaaagaaacacACTCTGGAGACATACTGCAGTAATTCTGCACAATCAGAAAGGATGAGGCTCAACCAGAGCACCTGTCGATATGGCACCAAAATATggccacagagacagaaatgatggtaataataaatataattttagtaTGTGAAAAACAGTCGTAGTACAGATCAACTTACTTCAAATATCTCAAACCCAGCAATGTCCAGGACCCCTATGAAGTACTGGCGAGGCAGGGAGGTGTACAGGGTGCGGTTGATCCGTCCCACCAGCCATTTGAACATGCGGTCATACGTGGCTTTGGCCAGAGCACCAACGGCGTAGTTAAcctacagtaacacacacacacacacacacacacacacacacacacacacacacacacacacacacacacacacacacacacacacacacacacacacacacaggaggaatACAGCTGTCATTCACATGAATAGCCTCTGTTGCTTGGATACCAGATTCTAGTGTGTGAGGAGTGGTGAGTGTATTGATCAACTGAGGATTAAGAAACCATCCCTCATCAACGTACTCGTGGTGCAGCAAAGTACATCTCATACTGCAATTCTTTGATATATAGTGCTTTATTTTCATCTTCatgtgacagaaaaaataatctcATTCATTGTCTGGCAGACTGCAGCTTTGTGCCGCACAGGGACATGATTTTCCAATCGATTTGGCTGTCTTAATGTATGTGTTACAGACATAAgtctataataaactgtgtaatCAAATACAGACACTCAGACCTTTGAGGACAAAAATGTAGACCCCCCGTCATTACAGCTCTGGCTTCAAAATTGTTGTTATTACTATTTTCCACCGGATTgattttctcatgtttgcccTAAGGGGCAAATACATGCTATGTTCCTGGTTTCCACTAAGGTTATAACTGCTGTATAAAGGAGCACTGCAGCTTTTGATGATACGATAAAGCCACCTGAGCATTTAATAAAAATTATTcagattttgtgtatttttactaAAAAGAGAACCTGGTATTTAAAGggtcaaaatgttaaaaattaatatacatGGAATATACTGTGGAATGATTGTGGAAAATAAGTTTAatacattgtattttttaaagtagtttTAGAAAGGGGAACTTTTATCCCCTGAGATAACCATTGGgagtttttttaatctgacatggcacaaataataaaaatgcatcaaaaccaAAATGTCTTTGCTCATCATtgacatgggaaaaaaaatcaccctagaagattaaaatataaaataataaatttgtttaaattaacaACAGtaacatttaaagggttaaaattctcaaaaatattttt
Coding sequences within:
- the myh7ba gene encoding myosin, heavy chain 7B, cardiac muscle, beta a, giving the protein MPRFDTKEFGEAAQFLRKSDLELMESHTVAFDGKKRAWVPDEKEAYIEIEIKERSGDNVIVDTKDGRTLTVKEGDLQQMNPPKYDMIEDMAMLTHLNEASVLFNLRRRYSSWMIYTYSGLFCVTVNPYKWLPVYTPPVVAAYKGKRRSEAPPHIYSIADNAYNDMLRNRENQSMLITGESGAGKTVNTKRVIQYFAIVAALGETSAKKAQGPATKTGGTLEDQIIEANPAMEAFGNAKTLRNDNSSRFGKFIRIHFGPSGKLASADIDIYLLEKSRVIFQQPGERSYHIYYQIMSQKKPELLDMLLVSSNPYDYHFCSQGVTTVENMDDGQELMGTDHAMDILGFSSDEKYGCYKIVGAIMHFGNMKFKQKQREEQAEADGTESADKASYLMGVSSADLIKGLLHPRVKVGNEYVVKGQNVEQVNYAVGALAKATYDRMFKWLVGRINRTLYTSLPRQYFIGVLDIAGFEIFELNSFEQLCINFTNEKLQQFFNHHMFILEQEEYKREGIEWTFIDFGLDLQACIDLIEKPLGIMSILEEECMFPKATDSSFKAKMYDNHIGKSPNFQKPRPDKKRKYEAHFELVHYAGVVPYNIIGWLDKNKDPLNETVVGCFQKSANKLLASLYENYIASDSASEHKAGGKEKRKKAASFQTVSQLHKENLNKLMTNLRSTQPHFVRCIIPNETKTSGIMDAFMVLHQLRCNGVLEGIRICRKGFPNRILYAEFKQRYRILSPHAIPDDKFMDSRKAAEKLLCSLDIDHNQYRFGHTKVFFKAGLLGHLEELRDERLAKVLTLLQAAARGRLMRKELNKFTEMKEALMIIQWNIRAFNAVKHWPWMKLFFKIKPLLKSAATEKELAAVKEEMAKIKEALEKSEVKRKELEERQVSLVQEKNDLSLQLQAEQDNLADAEDRCELLIKTKIQLEAKVKEIMERLEDEEEMSANLLAKKRKLEDECAELKRDIDDLEITLAKVEKEKHATENKVKNLIEEMAVLDETILKLTKEKKALQEAHQQTLDDLQAEEDKVNSLTKAKAKLEQQVDDLEGSLEQEKKIRMDLERVRRKLEGDLKLSLESVMDLENDKVQLEEKLKKKDFEINGMSARIEDEQALVNQLQKKIKELQARTEELEEELEADRACRAKVEKQRGDVARELEDLSERLEEAGGATSAQIELNKKREADFLKVRRDLEEAMLHHEATTAALRKKHADSVAELSEQIDSLQRVKQKLEKERSEAKMEVDDLASTVEQLSKGKATSEKMCRFYEDQMNEAKAKVEELQRQLNDTTSQRARAQAESAEVSRKLEERESMVSQLQRAKNSFGQTVEELKKQLEEENKAKTALAHALQSSRHDCDLLREQYDEEQEAKSEMQRGLSKANAEVAQWRTKYETDAIQRTEELEEAKKKLVTRLQDAEESVEASNAKCSSLEKTKHRLQTEIEDLVIDLERANAAAAALDKKQRNFDKVLAEWKQKYEECQTELESSQKEARGLSTELFKLKNSYEETLDHLEALKRENKNLQEEIADLTDQISQGAKTIQELEKIKKGLDLEKSEIQAALEEAEGTLEHEESKTLRIQLELNQIKSDVDRKLAEKDEEIDNLRRNHQRTLESMQATLDSEAKSRNEAVRLRKKMEGDLNEMEVQLNHAIRQAAESQKLLRNLQLQIKDIQMELDETHHQNEELKEQMAVTERRNNLLSSEVEELRALLEQNDRSRKLAEHELLEATERVNLLHSQNTGLINHKKKLENDLSVLSNEVDDAVQECRNAEEKAKKAITDAAMMAEELKKEQDTSAHLERMKKNMEQTIKDLQMRLDEAEQIALKGGKKQVQKLEARVKELENEMEVEQKKSQEYQKGVRKYERRIKELSYQGEEDRKNLVRLQDLIDKLQTKVKSYKRQSEEAEEQANTNLSKYRKLQHELDDAEERADTAESQVNKLRVRTRDQGSKHAE